A region from the Lolium perenne isolate Kyuss_39 chromosome 4, Kyuss_2.0, whole genome shotgun sequence genome encodes:
- the LOC127302985 gene encoding protein YABBY 2 isoform X3, translating into MSAQIAPAEHVCYVHCNFCNTILAVSVPSNSMLNIVTVRCGHCTSLLSVNLRGLIQSPPPVQDHSQENLKAHNISFRGNYPDYSSSSKYRMPMMYSTKSDPEHMLHMRPATEKRQRVPSAYNRFIKEEIRRIKTNNPDISHREAFSTAAKNVSTCYA; encoded by the exons ATGTCGGCACAGATCGCGCCGGCGGAGCATGTGTGCTACGTGCACTGCAACTTCTGCAACACAATTCTCGCG GTCAGTGTTCCCAGTAATAGCATGCTGAACATCGTGACCGTTCGTTGTGGGCACTGCACTAGCTTGCTTTCGGTGAACTTGAGAGGTTTAATCCAGTCACCACCACCTGTGCAAGATCATTCCCAG GAGAATCTCAAGGCTCACAATATCAGCTTTCGAGGAAATTACCCTGACTATAGCTCTTCTTCCAAATACCGTATGCCAATGATGTACTCAACCAAAAGTGACCCAGAACATATGCTACACATGCGAC CAGCTACCGAGAAGAGGCAGCGGGTTCCTTCAGCGTATAACCGATTTATTAA GGAAGAGATACGGAGGATAAAAACAAACAACCCCGACATAAGCCACAGAGAAGCCTTCAGCACTGCAGCAAAGAACGTTAGTACATGCTACGCATAA
- the LOC127302985 gene encoding protein YABBY 2 isoform X1 — protein sequence MSAQIAPAEHVCYVHCNFCNTILAVSVPSNSMLNIVTVRCGHCTSLLSVNLRGLIQSPPPVQDHSQENLKAHNISFRGNYPDYSSSSKYRMPMMYSTKSDPEHMLHMRPATEKRQRVPSAYNRFIKEEIRRIKTNNPDISHREAFSTAAKNWAHFPNIHFGLASSESSKKLDEAIAAPIPQKVQGLY from the exons ATGTCGGCACAGATCGCGCCGGCGGAGCATGTGTGCTACGTGCACTGCAACTTCTGCAACACAATTCTCGCG GTCAGTGTTCCCAGTAATAGCATGCTGAACATCGTGACCGTTCGTTGTGGGCACTGCACTAGCTTGCTTTCGGTGAACTTGAGAGGTTTAATCCAGTCACCACCACCTGTGCAAGATCATTCCCAG GAGAATCTCAAGGCTCACAATATCAGCTTTCGAGGAAATTACCCTGACTATAGCTCTTCTTCCAAATACCGTATGCCAATGATGTACTCAACCAAAAGTGACCCAGAACATATGCTACACATGCGAC CAGCTACCGAGAAGAGGCAGCGGGTTCCTTCAGCGTATAACCGATTTATTAA GGAAGAGATACGGAGGATAAAAACAAACAACCCCGACATAAGCCACAGAGAAGCCTTCAGCACTGCAGCAAAGAAC TGGGCGCATTTCCCTAACATACATTTCGGCCTAGCCTCCAGTGAGAGCAGCAAGAAGCTGGACGAGGCCATCGCGGCGCCTATCCC
- the LOC127302985 gene encoding protein YABBY 2 isoform X2, whose product MSAQIAPAEHVCYVHCNFCNTILAVSVPSNSMLNIVTVRCGHCTSLLSVNLRGLIQSPPPVQDHSQENLKAHNISFRGNYPDYSSSSKYRMPMMYSTKSDPEHMLHMRPTEKRQRVPSAYNRFIKEEIRRIKTNNPDISHREAFSTAAKNWAHFPNIHFGLASSESSKKLDEAIAAPIPQKVQGLY is encoded by the exons ATGTCGGCACAGATCGCGCCGGCGGAGCATGTGTGCTACGTGCACTGCAACTTCTGCAACACAATTCTCGCG GTCAGTGTTCCCAGTAATAGCATGCTGAACATCGTGACCGTTCGTTGTGGGCACTGCACTAGCTTGCTTTCGGTGAACTTGAGAGGTTTAATCCAGTCACCACCACCTGTGCAAGATCATTCCCAG GAGAATCTCAAGGCTCACAATATCAGCTTTCGAGGAAATTACCCTGACTATAGCTCTTCTTCCAAATACCGTATGCCAATGATGTACTCAACCAAAAGTGACCCAGAACATATGCTACACATGCGAC CTACCGAGAAGAGGCAGCGGGTTCCTTCAGCGTATAACCGATTTATTAA GGAAGAGATACGGAGGATAAAAACAAACAACCCCGACATAAGCCACAGAGAAGCCTTCAGCACTGCAGCAAAGAAC TGGGCGCATTTCCCTAACATACATTTCGGCCTAGCCTCCAGTGAGAGCAGCAAGAAGCTGGACGAGGCCATCGCGGCGCCTATCCC